In Dehalococcoidia bacterium, a single window of DNA contains:
- a CDS encoding sugar phosphate isomerase/epimerase, whose product MGVISLSTMWAQQDRFEDIEAFRKAAAAFGYTAIEVSHSTDAPRLEQLMRDGPIPLSSLHAPTPRTRLADGRWNGDANLADPDEDARRVAVEHHIRTIDYAAKAGLRFVVVHLGGVGPSMTEWERQLRRLYDAGVREGEEVEALREQCRRHRRADQERHFEAARRSLKELTEHASRYGIALGLENRYHYHEFPDPDEAEALLADYTNDVAGYWHDVGHAEVQHRLGLIDRHAWFPRLTPRTIGTHLHDVDGIGDHRAPGAGDVDWSYIAAGLPKTALRVLEIDQRQPDDMVARAPEFLRDKGVVP is encoded by the coding sequence ATGGGAGTGATCTCTCTTTCCACAATGTGGGCGCAGCAGGACCGCTTCGAGGACATCGAGGCGTTCCGGAAGGCGGCGGCGGCGTTCGGCTACACAGCCATCGAGGTGAGCCATTCGACGGACGCGCCCCGGCTCGAGCAACTGATGCGGGACGGGCCGATCCCGCTGTCGAGCCTGCACGCGCCCACGCCCCGCACGAGGCTGGCGGACGGACGCTGGAACGGCGACGCCAACCTGGCGGACCCGGACGAGGACGCACGCCGCGTGGCGGTGGAGCACCACATCAGGACGATTGACTACGCGGCGAAGGCCGGCCTGCGCTTCGTCGTCGTGCACCTGGGCGGCGTCGGGCCGTCCATGACCGAGTGGGAGCGGCAACTGCGGCGGTTGTACGACGCCGGAGTGCGGGAGGGCGAGGAGGTCGAGGCGCTGCGTGAACAATGCCGCCGGCACCGCAGGGCGGACCAGGAGCGGCATTTCGAAGCGGCGCGCCGGTCGCTGAAGGAGCTGACGGAGCATGCCTCGCGGTACGGCATCGCTCTCGGCCTCGAGAACCGCTACCACTACCACGAGTTCCCGGACCCGGACGAGGCAGAGGCGCTCCTCGCCGACTACACCAACGACGTCGCGGGCTACTGGCACGACGTGGGACACGCGGAGGTGCAGCACCGGCTCGGGCTGATCGACCGGCACGCCTGGTTCCCGCGCCTGACGCCGCGTACGATCGGGACACACCTGCACGACGTCGACGGCATCGGGGACCACCGCGCGCCCGGGGCGGGAGACGTCGACTGGTCCTACATCGCGGCGGGACTGCCGAAGACGGCGCTGCGGGTGCTGGAGATCGACCAGCGTCAGCCGGACGACATGGTGGCGCGGGCGCCGGAGTTCCTGCGGGACAAAGGAGTGGTCCCTTAG
- a CDS encoding ABC transporter substrate-binding protein — protein MAENYWQKMSASRLSRRRALGGAAGLGLATAALSLVGCGGGGDEKGAKGPQDTSGLLSYPQETKAKDGGVHKIALQTDLTTFDMLTTSSFSTQYYIGYYAYPRMMKFKSAKYPSPPTADTEPDLAESFEVSGDKLQVTFKLRQGAKWDPRAPTSSRPIDAEDVKWSWDKFASLSPLKADLVYSESNKSAPVESISTPDSRTVIFKMKQPDSSIIPLFAAGSLFFVNPREAENKFDPKGEVRGYGPWMLENYERDNRYVWVKNPNWYLANRVHPEKVEVPIIKEYAQGLAQFRAGNVYSSTWLGAPNQTDMIQTKKDVPQTLLRQATGFSTDPHKMTFGYAEGSPFRDERMRKALAMLIDREVEADFRWNVSQFRNIGLPMEVRYHNTVPVGYADYWLNPQDEKQMPGLSQYFKYNPAEAKKLMDAAGYRGQEVQGIYMGESFYGAQYLKNAELVIQMVNEGGIKTKPTPKLYTTEYLTPNYYYAYSPTGRDKTYSGFITLLDRTYPTIVSQLFATDHVDGPRFHGMSPNGLSPEKGDPQVNSLIEKMKLEFDDNKLTALLHEHQKYIINKMYYVPGGPYPTSVQSFSLIWPVLANWGIWSTLPATGVWWVESLLDLWIDSSKPPLGSG, from the coding sequence ATGGCCGAGAACTACTGGCAGAAAATGAGCGCATCTCGCCTCAGCCGGCGACGCGCGCTCGGGGGCGCAGCCGGTCTAGGGCTTGCGACAGCCGCCCTCAGCCTGGTGGGCTGTGGCGGAGGCGGCGATGAGAAGGGAGCGAAAGGACCGCAGGATACGAGCGGCCTCCTGAGCTATCCGCAGGAGACCAAGGCCAAGGACGGCGGCGTCCACAAGATTGCCCTGCAGACGGACCTGACGACGTTCGACATGCTGACGACGTCGTCGTTCAGCACGCAGTACTACATCGGGTACTACGCCTACCCGAGGATGATGAAGTTCAAGTCGGCGAAGTACCCCAGCCCGCCGACGGCCGATACGGAGCCCGACCTGGCGGAGTCGTTCGAGGTCAGCGGCGACAAGCTGCAGGTGACTTTCAAGCTGCGCCAGGGGGCCAAGTGGGACCCGCGCGCACCCACGAGCAGCCGTCCGATCGACGCGGAGGACGTGAAGTGGTCGTGGGACAAATTCGCGTCCCTGAGCCCCCTGAAGGCTGACCTGGTCTACTCGGAGAGCAACAAGAGTGCGCCCGTGGAGTCGATCTCCACGCCGGACAGCCGCACCGTCATCTTCAAGATGAAGCAGCCGGACTCGTCGATTATCCCGCTGTTCGCGGCCGGCAGCCTCTTCTTCGTGAACCCGCGGGAGGCGGAAAACAAGTTCGACCCCAAGGGAGAGGTGCGCGGCTACGGCCCCTGGATGCTGGAGAACTACGAGCGGGACAACCGCTACGTCTGGGTGAAGAACCCGAACTGGTACCTGGCGAACCGCGTGCATCCCGAGAAGGTGGAAGTGCCCATCATCAAGGAGTACGCGCAGGGGCTGGCGCAGTTCCGCGCTGGCAACGTGTACAGCAGCACCTGGCTCGGGGCTCCGAACCAGACGGACATGATCCAGACCAAGAAGGACGTGCCGCAGACGCTGCTGCGCCAGGCAACGGGCTTCTCGACGGACCCGCACAAGATGACGTTCGGCTACGCGGAGGGGTCGCCGTTCCGCGACGAGCGCATGCGGAAGGCGCTGGCGATGCTGATCGACCGCGAGGTGGAAGCCGACTTCCGCTGGAACGTGAGCCAGTTCCGCAACATAGGCCTGCCCATGGAAGTCCGCTACCACAACACGGTGCCCGTCGGCTACGCGGACTACTGGCTGAACCCGCAGGACGAGAAGCAAATGCCCGGGCTGAGCCAGTACTTCAAGTACAACCCGGCGGAAGCCAAGAAGCTCATGGACGCGGCAGGCTATCGGGGCCAGGAGGTCCAGGGCATCTACATGGGCGAGTCCTTCTATGGCGCCCAGTACCTGAAGAACGCTGAGCTTGTCATCCAGATGGTGAACGAAGGCGGCATCAAGACGAAGCCGACCCCGAAGCTGTACACGACGGAGTACCTGACGCCGAACTACTACTACGCGTACAGCCCCACCGGGCGAGACAAGACGTACAGCGGCTTCATCACGCTCCTCGACCGCACGTATCCGACGATCGTCTCGCAGCTGTTCGCCACGGACCACGTGGACGGACCGCGGTTCCACGGCATGTCACCGAACGGGTTGAGCCCGGAGAAGGGCGACCCGCAGGTCAACAGCCTCATCGAGAAGATGAAGCTGGAGTTCGATGACAACAAGCTGACGGCGCTGCTGCACGAGCACCAGAAGTACATCATCAACAAGATGTACTACGTGCCCGGCGGCCCGTACCCAACGTCCGTGCAGTCCTTCAGCCTGATCTGGCCGGTGCTGGCCAACTGGGGCATCTGGTCGACGCTGCCGGCGACGGGCGTCTGGTGGGTCGAGTCGCTACTCGACCTGTGGATCGACAGCTCGAAGCCGCCGTTGGGGTCCGGATAA
- a CDS encoding epoxide hydrolase: protein MAVTPFRIEVPDAVLDDLRERLQRTRWPDQIPGSAWDYGTDRDYLRELVSYWIDGFDWRAQEAKLNQLPQYLAEVDGVRIHFVHARGNGPRPMPLLLTHGWPGSFYEMHKVIGPLSDPAAHGANPDDAFDVVVPSLPGYGFSGPTTERGFGPARMAQLLLRLMTGELGYARFAAQGGDWGSIITTTMARLFPESLAGIHLNMLSGRLAPADPESEEEKLLAERAARFAQEETGYQRIQGTKPQTLAYALNDSPAGLAAWIVEKWRAWSDCGGDVERRFTKDEILTNITIYWVTGTINSSMRLYYEAAHAASGAGPAVPTGRVEVPTAVADFPAEIYRASRRQAEAAFNLQRWTPMPRGGHFAAMEEPGLLVEDIREFFRPLRR from the coding sequence GTGGCTGTAACCCCCTTTCGCATCGAAGTGCCCGACGCTGTCCTGGACGACCTGAGGGAGCGGCTGCAGCGCACCCGCTGGCCTGATCAGATACCCGGCTCGGCCTGGGACTACGGCACCGACCGAGACTACTTGAGGGAGCTCGTCTCGTACTGGATAGACGGGTTCGACTGGCGCGCCCAGGAGGCTAAGCTCAACCAGTTGCCCCAGTACCTGGCGGAGGTCGACGGGGTCCGCATCCATTTCGTGCACGCGCGCGGCAACGGCCCGCGCCCGATGCCCCTGCTCCTCACCCACGGCTGGCCCGGCAGCTTCTACGAAATGCACAAAGTCATCGGCCCGCTGAGCGACCCCGCAGCCCACGGCGCCAACCCCGACGACGCCTTCGACGTCGTCGTGCCTTCCCTGCCCGGCTACGGTTTCTCCGGCCCGACCACTGAACGCGGGTTCGGGCCGGCGCGCATGGCGCAGCTGCTGCTCCGCCTCATGACAGGCGAACTGGGCTATGCGCGCTTTGCCGCCCAGGGTGGCGACTGGGGCTCCATCATCACAACCACCATGGCGCGCCTCTTCCCGGAGTCCCTTGCCGGCATCCACCTGAACATGCTCAGCGGGCGCCTCGCGCCAGCGGACCCGGAGTCGGAGGAGGAGAAGCTACTCGCGGAGCGGGCCGCGCGCTTCGCCCAGGAGGAGACCGGCTACCAGCGGATCCAGGGCACGAAGCCGCAGACCCTTGCTTACGCCCTCAACGACTCGCCGGCGGGCCTCGCCGCCTGGATCGTGGAAAAATGGCGCGCCTGGAGCGACTGCGGCGGTGACGTCGAGCGCAGGTTCACTAAGGACGAGATCCTCACGAACATCACCATCTACTGGGTGACCGGCACCATCAATTCCTCGATGCGCCTCTACTACGAAGCCGCGCACGCCGCATCCGGCGCCGGCCCGGCCGTCCCTACCGGCAGAGTCGAAGTCCCAACCGCGGTCGCCGACTTCCCTGCCGAGATCTATCGCGCCAGCCGCCGCCAGGCGGAGGCGGCCTTCAATCTCCAGCGTTGGACGCCCATGCCCCGCGGGGGCCACTTCGCAGCGATGGAAGAGCCCGGCCTCCTCGTCGAGGACATCCGCGAATTCTTCCGCCCGCTTCGCCGCTAG
- a CDS encoding cyclic nucleotide-binding domain-containing protein produces the protein MATAVGKASDIGPGQVKSFSVDGKQVAVANIEGKLYAFSDICTHMGCQLSEGPTSGNVIACACHGSQFDMTSGVVVRGPAWMPLTTYTVEVVDGELRLEEVVYEEPAAQAEPAAAAAAAAPRPAASVAAAPAKAAQDPGAVLDALSRVPMFSGLGREALENLRAFTFRRSFKTGAMIVEEGRTGNGLYVVLSGRVEVVKGIPAGRPEVVAVLGPGEPFGEMALLGEWPRTASVRALEDTECLGMDRWVFMHQVRREPEMALKMLQVLAQRLAKTNERIVE, from the coding sequence ATGGCGACAGCGGTTGGCAAGGCGTCCGACATCGGGCCGGGGCAGGTGAAGTCCTTCAGTGTCGACGGCAAGCAGGTGGCCGTCGCCAACATCGAGGGCAAGCTCTACGCGTTCAGCGACATCTGCACTCACATGGGCTGTCAGCTATCGGAAGGGCCGACGAGCGGCAACGTGATCGCCTGCGCGTGTCACGGAAGCCAGTTCGACATGACGAGCGGCGTCGTGGTGCGGGGGCCAGCGTGGATGCCTCTCACGACCTACACCGTCGAAGTGGTCGATGGCGAGCTGCGGCTCGAGGAGGTGGTCTACGAAGAGCCGGCGGCGCAGGCTGAGCCCGCAGCCGCCGCGGCCGCCGCGGCCCCCAGGCCAGCGGCCAGCGTCGCCGCGGCTCCGGCGAAGGCCGCCCAGGACCCCGGCGCCGTGCTCGACGCCCTTTCCAGAGTGCCCATGTTCTCCGGGTTGGGCCGCGAGGCCCTGGAAAACCTGCGCGCATTCACCTTCCGCCGTTCGTTCAAGACGGGGGCGATGATCGTCGAGGAGGGGCGCACGGGAAACGGCCTGTACGTCGTGCTTTCGGGCCGCGTCGAGGTCGTGAAGGGGATCCCGGCAGGCCGGCCGGAAGTGGTGGCCGTGCTGGGCCCGGGCGAGCCCTTCGGCGAGATGGCGCTGCTCGGCGAGTGGCCGCGCACGGCATCGGTGCGGGCGCTCGAGGACACGGAGTGCCTGGGTATGGACCGCTGGGTCTTCATGCACCAGGTGCGGCGGGAGCCGGAGATGGCGCTGAAGATGCTGCAGGTGCTTGCGCAGCGCCTGGCAAAGACGAACGAACGCATCGTCGAGTAG
- a CDS encoding ABC transporter permease, which yields MQKYVMQRLLLSLPTLVGITVLVFVGLRLFLPASVVDIILGEYGRTDPQLRANIEKELGLSSSIPQQYLTWVGNMLRGDMGKSLHSGYAVTDELAARIPVSVELGLWGLIMALLIAVPTGMFAAIKQDRWPDYGLRSAAILVDSVPSFWVAVLVITFGNLWFGWVPPLHYQQLWEDPIQHLSIMAAPALIIGLTPAGGLIRLVRTQMLEVLRQDYVRTAHAKGLSPNSVFYRHALRNSLLPVVTVIGLTLPLLIAGTVIFENIFLLPGMGRYLLAAVIVLDYPVIQAVNLIFALMLIIAVILVDISYAMLDPRIRFT from the coding sequence ATGCAGAAGTACGTGATGCAGCGCCTCTTGCTGTCGCTGCCTACGCTCGTGGGCATCACGGTCCTGGTGTTCGTGGGACTGCGGCTGTTCTTGCCGGCGAGCGTAGTCGACATAATCCTGGGGGAATACGGACGCACGGACCCGCAGCTGCGGGCGAACATCGAGAAAGAGCTGGGCCTGAGCTCGAGCATCCCGCAGCAGTACCTGACCTGGGTGGGCAACATGCTGCGCGGGGACATGGGCAAGTCTCTGCACAGCGGGTACGCCGTGACGGACGAGCTGGCAGCGCGCATCCCGGTAAGTGTGGAACTGGGCCTGTGGGGGCTGATCATGGCGCTGCTGATCGCGGTGCCGACGGGCATGTTCGCGGCGATCAAGCAGGACCGCTGGCCGGACTACGGGCTGCGGTCCGCCGCGATACTCGTCGACTCCGTGCCTTCGTTCTGGGTAGCGGTGCTGGTGATCACGTTCGGGAACCTTTGGTTTGGCTGGGTGCCCCCGCTGCACTATCAGCAGCTGTGGGAGGACCCTATACAGCACCTTTCGATCATGGCGGCGCCGGCGCTGATCATCGGCCTGACGCCGGCAGGGGGGCTCATCCGGCTGGTGCGCACGCAGATGCTCGAGGTGCTGCGGCAAGACTACGTGCGCACGGCGCACGCGAAGGGGCTTAGCCCGAACAGCGTGTTTTACAGGCACGCCCTGCGCAACAGCCTGCTGCCGGTGGTGACCGTCATCGGGCTGACGCTGCCACTGCTGATCGCCGGCACTGTCATATTCGAGAACATCTTCCTGCTGCCGGGCATGGGGCGCTACCTCCTGGCGGCGGTGATAGTGCTGGACTATCCGGTGATCCAGGCCGTGAACCTGATATTTGCCTTGATGCTCATCATTGCCGTGATCCTGGTCGACATCAGCTACGCGATGCTCGACCCGCGGATCCGGTTCACCTAA
- a CDS encoding enoyl-CoA hydratase-related protein, translated as MTTEPPVLYEQDGPIVTVTLNRPEVMNNFGGGLFQALGEAATRFAEDESARVMILTGRGRAFCAGADLKAIEGRIREGGQTQIAAPASGESRRRSFFTNPKFTRRTNIYKPMMAAVNGYCFAGGLEVMLTCHFAIGAESSEYGVLNRRWAVPLVDGGTYRLPQVVGLSNALYLIQTGRRIDAREAHRMGLIQEVVPDDKLMERARELASIMAEVPQSGLTGDTESVLRGLGRPIDDALALEAIIGSTVSISGEALGRFVSKSYDPVTGGRQAG; from the coding sequence ATGACCACCGAACCGCCCGTACTGTACGAGCAGGATGGGCCGATCGTCACGGTGACGCTGAACCGGCCAGAGGTGATGAACAACTTCGGTGGCGGGCTGTTTCAGGCCCTGGGCGAGGCGGCGACGCGCTTCGCGGAGGACGAGTCGGCGCGGGTGATGATCCTTACCGGGCGGGGCCGCGCATTCTGTGCCGGCGCGGACCTGAAGGCGATCGAGGGCCGGATAAGGGAAGGCGGGCAGACCCAGATCGCGGCGCCGGCATCTGGGGAAAGCCGGCGCCGGAGCTTCTTCACGAACCCGAAGTTCACGCGGCGCACGAATATCTACAAGCCGATGATGGCGGCCGTCAACGGCTACTGCTTCGCGGGCGGGCTGGAGGTCATGCTCACCTGTCACTTCGCGATCGGGGCGGAGAGCTCGGAGTACGGCGTCCTGAACCGGCGCTGGGCCGTGCCGCTGGTTGACGGCGGGACATACCGGCTGCCGCAGGTCGTGGGGCTGTCCAACGCCCTGTATCTGATCCAGACCGGACGGCGGATCGACGCGCGCGAGGCGCACCGGATGGGCCTGATCCAGGAAGTCGTGCCCGACGACAAGCTCATGGAGCGAGCGCGCGAGCTGGCGTCCATCATGGCGGAGGTGCCGCAGTCGGGCCTCACGGGTGATACGGAATCGGTTCTGCGCGGCCTTGGGCGGCCGATCGACGACGCCCTGGCGCTGGAGGCAATCATCGGCAGCACCGTGAGCATCTCGGGCGAGGCTCTGGGGCGGTTCGTCTCGAAGAGCTACGACCCGGTCACCGGCGGCCGCCAGGCAGGCTAA
- a CDS encoding ferritin-like protein, with protein sequence MPPVRIENRAQLIYLLTEAAELEHAIMCCYLFANFTLKNDTSEGITPAQLSSIRNWRQLIREVAVQEMVHLGSVCNLLTAIGGAPQLRRPNLPTRPKAYGSTFQLALAPFGMDTLKQFIEIELPMSLLPPEAPDDSDPLAIRGLSDVFSSEREYSTQGTLYRGIEDGFQYLAQKYGEDRLFIGRPQAQTADGFFRLPGLIPVHDLDSALAAINVIVEQGEGASVDSVDSHYHKFKQIYDEYEAILLEQPDFQPARPVLPNPYAMPPSDLAGSPDINILDHPMSKDVCNLFDGCYELMVQILGRLFVHAEETEEQLQDLSRTSVRMMLEVLEPLGSTITLLPAGPSYPGMNAGPGFRLSRGAVIPTSTATARLVFNERLTELASYAGLLASEKGAPPVLRPVAATLSDLAGTFATT encoded by the coding sequence GTGCCCCCGGTCCGCATCGAAAACCGCGCCCAGCTCATCTACCTCCTGACCGAAGCGGCGGAGCTCGAGCACGCCATCATGTGCTGCTACCTCTTCGCCAACTTCACCCTCAAGAACGACACCAGTGAGGGCATCACTCCTGCTCAGCTTTCGAGCATCCGCAACTGGCGCCAGCTGATTCGAGAGGTCGCCGTCCAGGAGATGGTCCATCTCGGCTCCGTCTGCAACCTTCTCACCGCCATCGGTGGCGCGCCCCAGTTGCGCCGGCCGAACCTTCCGACCCGCCCGAAGGCTTACGGCTCCACGTTTCAGCTTGCCCTCGCGCCTTTCGGCATGGACACCCTGAAGCAGTTCATCGAAATCGAATTGCCCATGAGCCTCCTGCCGCCCGAGGCTCCGGATGACTCCGACCCGCTCGCCATCCGCGGCCTTTCTGACGTCTTCTCGAGCGAGCGCGAATACTCGACCCAGGGCACGCTGTACCGCGGCATCGAGGACGGCTTTCAGTACCTGGCGCAAAAGTACGGCGAGGATCGGCTGTTCATTGGCCGTCCCCAGGCCCAGACGGCAGACGGCTTCTTCCGCCTCCCCGGCCTCATCCCGGTGCACGACCTCGATTCAGCCCTGGCTGCCATCAACGTCATCGTCGAGCAGGGCGAGGGCGCGAGCGTCGACTCCGTGGACTCCCATTACCACAAGTTCAAGCAGATCTACGACGAATACGAGGCGATCCTTCTGGAGCAGCCTGACTTCCAGCCTGCCCGGCCGGTGCTCCCGAATCCGTACGCCATGCCTCCCAGCGACCTCGCCGGGAGCCCCGACATCAACATCCTGGACCACCCCATGTCCAAGGACGTCTGCAACCTCTTCGACGGCTGCTACGAGCTCATGGTCCAGATCCTCGGCCGCCTCTTCGTGCACGCCGAGGAGACCGAGGAGCAGCTGCAGGACCTCTCGCGCACATCGGTGCGCATGATGTTGGAGGTACTCGAGCCGCTCGGCAGCACGATCACGCTATTGCCCGCCGGCCCGTCATACCCGGGCATGAACGCGGGCCCGGGCTTTCGTCTCAGCCGCGGCGCCGTGATCCCCACCAGCACGGCGACCGCGAGGCTGGTCTTCAACGAAAGGCTCACCGAGCTGGCGAGTTACGCCGGCCTCCTCGCGTCCGAGAAGGGCGCGCCGCCCGTCCTCCGCCCGGTTGCTGCTACCCTGTCCGACCTGGCCGGCACCTTCGCGACAACGTAG
- a CDS encoding CoA transferase has protein sequence MAGPLAGVRILDFTTLTAGGEATGYLCDLGAAVIKVEPHGGEVGRRLSRLPSGESAFFLPQNRGKRSIVIDLKQAEGRDLALRLGASCDAVVHNFRVGAIERLGLGYEDFRALKPDIIYAECSGYGPLGPDAELESVDILGQARSGAMSVTGDDYPTPAGYIITDFSAAMQLAIGLLSALVWRMRTGEGQKVQTSMLGAMVTAQGWELTHYLVTGEEPAPGGRGHHLFARGVWGVYETADGHIVLSGLDPGMLEALASELGAEGLRRFAGLEAAERARLWREVIAELRQAFRCHPTQWLYETLLRLGVRCAPAQNYSQVARDPQVIANNYIVEIDHPRLGRTRMTGNPQRFSATPIELATTAPGVGEHTREVAREAGLSEQEIAALIERKVIAGEDT, from the coding sequence GTGGCCGGGCCGCTAGCCGGTGTACGCATCCTGGATTTCACAACCCTCACGGCCGGCGGCGAGGCCACGGGTTACCTTTGCGACCTGGGAGCGGCGGTCATCAAGGTCGAGCCGCACGGCGGCGAGGTGGGGCGGAGGCTGAGCCGGCTTCCGTCAGGCGAGAGCGCCTTCTTTCTGCCACAGAACCGCGGGAAACGCTCGATCGTGATCGACCTCAAGCAGGCGGAGGGCCGGGACCTCGCGCTGCGCCTCGGTGCGTCCTGCGATGCCGTGGTGCACAACTTCAGAGTCGGCGCGATAGAGCGCCTGGGCCTGGGTTACGAGGACTTCCGGGCACTGAAGCCGGACATAATCTACGCCGAGTGCAGCGGCTACGGGCCACTTGGCCCGGACGCCGAATTGGAGAGCGTCGATATCCTCGGACAGGCGCGCTCGGGGGCGATGTCCGTGACCGGGGACGATTATCCAACGCCGGCCGGCTACATCATCACGGACTTCAGCGCCGCCATGCAGCTGGCGATCGGGCTCCTCTCGGCTCTGGTGTGGCGAATGCGGACGGGCGAGGGACAGAAGGTCCAGACCTCGATGCTCGGCGCAATGGTGACGGCACAGGGCTGGGAGCTGACGCACTACCTGGTGACCGGTGAGGAGCCGGCGCCCGGCGGACGGGGCCACCACCTCTTCGCGCGGGGCGTGTGGGGCGTGTACGAGACCGCGGACGGGCACATTGTCCTCAGCGGCCTTGACCCCGGAATGCTCGAAGCGCTTGCCAGCGAGCTCGGGGCGGAGGGGCTGCGGCGCTTCGCGGGCCTGGAGGCGGCGGAGCGCGCGCGCCTCTGGCGGGAGGTCATCGCCGAGTTGCGGCAGGCGTTCCGCTGCCATCCGACACAGTGGCTCTATGAAACGCTGCTGCGCCTGGGAGTGCGCTGTGCGCCGGCGCAGAACTACTCGCAGGTCGCCCGGGACCCGCAGGTGATCGCTAACAACTACATCGTCGAGATCGATCACCCTCGCTTGGGACGCACGCGCATGACAGGCAACCCCCAGCGCTTCAGCGCCACGCCAATAGAGCTGGCGACGACGGCGCCGGGCGTTGGAGAGCACACCCGGGAGGTGGCGCGCGAGGCCGGGCTCAGCGAGCAGGAGATCGCCGCGCTGATCGAGCGAAAAGTCATTGCAGGAGAAGACACATGA
- a CDS encoding proline--tRNA ligase codes for MLMSRLFGRTLREVPGDAEHESHRLMLRARLIEQLAAGIYSYLPLGYRALRKVEQIVREEMDAAGGQEILMPAMQPIDLWEESGRREAMGETLFTLTDRRERRLALGPTHEEVVVDLFRRNVQSYRELPQLLYQIQTKFRDEPRPRMGLVRGREFGMMDLYSFDADVEGLDRSYQAMFEAYTRVFERCGVPAIPVQADSGAIGGKDSQEFMLLTEIGEDTILLCPGCGYAANSEKADHKKFQLPPDEPRPLEEVATPGQKTIDDLVRFLEVPHWKTLKAVFYSADREPVFVAIRGDLEVNEIKLKNALKAKDLRLLGDDEVREYGLVAGSASPVGLKNMRVVADDSVLESPNLVAGANKPDVHYRNVNYGRDWQAAIVTDIALARAGDPCPRCGTGLEERRGIEMGHIFKLMTVYSEKMGARYLDAEGQSQLAVMGCYGIGTSRLLQCIVEANRDEKGIVWPASVAPYQVHLVGLGLDREDVAGKARALYDALRAAGIETLFDDRPESPGVKFNDADLLGMPLRATISPRSLERGAVEVKRRNSADVELVPYEEAAARLAAMIRGA; via the coding sequence ATGCTGATGTCCCGCCTTTTTGGCCGCACACTGCGGGAGGTGCCCGGGGACGCCGAGCACGAGTCGCACCGGCTCATGCTACGCGCGCGCCTCATCGAGCAGCTCGCGGCCGGCATCTACAGCTACCTCCCGCTGGGCTACCGGGCGCTGCGCAAGGTCGAGCAGATCGTGCGGGAGGAGATGGACGCTGCCGGCGGGCAGGAGATACTCATGCCGGCCATGCAGCCAATCGACCTCTGGGAGGAGAGCGGCCGCAGAGAGGCGATGGGCGAGACCTTGTTCACGCTCACGGACCGCCGCGAACGCCGTCTCGCCCTCGGCCCGACCCACGAGGAAGTCGTGGTGGACCTGTTCCGGCGCAACGTCCAGAGCTACCGAGAGCTACCGCAGCTCCTGTACCAGATCCAGACGAAGTTCCGGGACGAGCCGCGGCCGCGCATGGGCCTGGTGCGGGGCCGCGAGTTCGGCATGATGGACCTGTACAGCTTCGACGCTGACGTCGAAGGACTTGACCGCTCCTACCAGGCGATGTTCGAGGCGTATACACGCGTCTTCGAGCGCTGCGGCGTGCCGGCGATCCCGGTGCAGGCGGACTCAGGGGCTATCGGCGGCAAGGACAGCCAGGAGTTCATGCTCCTGACGGAGATCGGAGAGGACACGATCCTCCTCTGCCCCGGATGCGGCTACGCCGCGAACAGCGAGAAGGCCGACCACAAGAAGTTCCAGTTGCCGCCGGATGAGCCGCGCCCGCTGGAAGAAGTGGCGACCCCGGGCCAGAAGACCATCGACGACCTGGTGCGGTTCCTGGAGGTCCCGCACTGGAAGACCCTGAAGGCGGTGTTCTACTCCGCGGACCGGGAGCCGGTGTTCGTGGCGATCCGCGGCGACCTCGAGGTGAACGAGATCAAGCTAAAGAATGCGCTCAAGGCGAAGGACCTGCGGCTCCTGGGCGACGACGAGGTGCGGGAGTACGGCCTCGTCGCCGGTTCGGCGTCGCCTGTAGGCCTGAAGAACATGCGCGTTGTCGCGGACGACTCCGTGCTGGAATCGCCGAACCTGGTCGCGGGCGCGAACAAGCCGGACGTGCATTATCGAAACGTGAACTACGGCCGGGACTGGCAGGCCGCGATCGTCACGGACATCGCGCTGGCCCGGGCAGGCGACCCTTGCCCCAGGTGCGGGACGGGCCTCGAAGAGCGGCGCGGGATCGAGATGGGCCACATCTTCAAGCTCATGACGGTGTACAGCGAGAAGATGGGCGCGCGATACCTGGATGCCGAAGGCCAGAGCCAGCTTGCCGTCATGGGCTGCTACGGGATCGGCACCTCGCGGCTCCTGCAATGCATCGTGGAGGCGAACAGGGACGAAAAAGGCATCGTCTGGCCGGCCTCGGTCGCGCCGTACCAGGTGCACCTCGTCGGCCTGGGCCTGGACCGGGAAGATGTCGCTGGCAAGGCGCGGGCGCTGTACGACGCGCTGCGCGCCGCGGGCATCGAGACGCTGTTCGACGACCGGCCGGAGTCTCCGGGCGTGAAGTTCAACGACGCAGACCTGCTCGGGATGCCGCTGCGCGCGACGATAAGCCCGCGGAGCCTGGAAAGGGGCGCCGTAGAGGTCAAGCGGCGCAATTCGGCTGATGTCGAGCTCGTGCCGTACGAGGAGGCGGCGGCGCGCCTCGCGGCGATGATACGGGGCGCCTGA